A single region of the Arthrobacter sp. zg-Y20 genome encodes:
- the narI gene encoding respiratory nitrate reductase subunit gamma codes for MLWGVLPYLVLAVLILGSIWRYRYDKFGWTTRSSQLYESRLLRIASPLFHFGILAVIVGHFVGLVIPKTWMDAIGLNEDTYHFFALSVGTLAGIATLVGIVLLIYRRRTTGPVFMATTRNDKLMYIFLLAAILTGLATTVFSVFDTNIVNYRDTVSPWFRSIFILQPDILGMTAASVSFKIHTLFGLVLFSLWPFTRLVHAFTAPLQYLFRPYIVYRSRGKRPLPGAAPPPRGWAPVGTPDRDRRGVPRN; via the coding sequence ATGCTCTGGGGAGTGCTGCCCTATCTGGTGCTCGCCGTCCTGATCCTGGGCTCCATCTGGCGCTACCGGTATGACAAGTTCGGCTGGACCACCCGGTCCTCCCAGCTGTATGAATCCCGGCTGCTGCGCATTGCCTCGCCGCTGTTCCACTTCGGCATCCTCGCGGTGATTGTGGGTCACTTTGTGGGACTGGTGATTCCCAAGACCTGGATGGACGCCATCGGGTTGAACGAGGACACCTACCATTTCTTCGCCCTCAGCGTCGGGACCCTGGCCGGCATCGCCACCCTGGTGGGAATCGTGCTGCTGATCTACCGGCGCCGCACCACCGGTCCGGTGTTTATGGCCACCACCCGCAACGACAAGCTGATGTACATCTTCCTGCTCGCCGCAATCCTCACCGGGCTGGCCACCACCGTCTTCTCCGTCTTCGACACGAACATCGTGAATTACCGGGACACTGTGTCGCCCTGGTTCCGGTCGATCTTCATCCTTCAGCCGGACATCCTGGGCATGACCGCGGCCTCGGTGTCCTTCAAGATCCACACCCTGTTCGGCCTGGTGCTGTTTTCCCTCTGGCCGTTCACCCGGCTGGTGCACGCGTTCACCGCGCCGCTGCAGTACCTGTTCCGGCCCTACATTGTCTACCGCTCCCGGGGGAAGCGGCCTCTTCCCGGGGCTGCGCCTCCGCCCCGCGGCTGGGCGCCGGTGGGCACCCCGGACCGCGACCGCCGCGGCGTTCCGCGGAACTGA
- the narJ gene encoding nitrate reductase molybdenum cofactor assembly chaperone — protein MSLLEKLLGKPGKGTLAPEPYADQHPARSRAIRQAAALLLEYPDRQLLDLVPAIRSALAEAGAGSSELDPLFGWFADTPLRDVQSAYVQEFDLSKRHSLHLTYWTDGDTRRRGEALAAFKEIYRSHGVLPEGTELPDYLPLVLEFAAKVSPQDGYELLQRYRPSVELLRLALRDDGLPHEGVLTLLCTTLPGVSPEDAAAVMRTAGYGPPTETVGLEPYSSRLLPVSERNSP, from the coding sequence GTGAGCCTGCTGGAGAAGCTGCTGGGCAAACCGGGCAAGGGCACGCTGGCCCCCGAGCCGTACGCCGACCAGCACCCCGCGCGCAGCCGGGCCATTCGGCAGGCAGCTGCCCTGCTGCTGGAGTATCCGGACCGGCAGCTGCTGGACCTGGTGCCGGCCATCCGCTCGGCCCTGGCCGAAGCCGGCGCCGGCAGCAGCGAGCTGGACCCGCTGTTTGGCTGGTTCGCCGACACGCCCCTGCGGGACGTGCAGTCGGCCTACGTGCAGGAATTCGACCTCTCCAAGCGGCACAGCCTGCACCTGACCTACTGGACCGACGGCGACACCCGGCGCCGCGGCGAAGCGCTCGCAGCCTTCAAGGAGATCTACCGCTCGCACGGAGTCCTGCCCGAGGGCACCGAGCTCCCGGACTACCTGCCGCTGGTGCTCGAGTTCGCCGCCAAAGTCTCACCGCAGGACGGCTACGAGCTGCTGCAGCGCTACCGGCCGTCCGTGGAACTGCTGCGCCTGGCCCTCCGCGATGACGGGCTGCCCCATGAGGGTGTGCTGACCCTGCTGTGCACCACGCTGCCCGGTGTCTCTCCCGAGGATGCCGCTGCGGTGATGCGTACCGCGGGCTACGGGCCGCCCACCGAAACCGTGGGCCTGGAACCCTACAGTTCGCGGCTGCTGCCGGTGAGTGAAAGGAACAGCCCATGA
- the narH gene encoding nitrate reductase subunit beta — translation MRIMAQTAMVMALDKCIGCHTCSVTCKQAWTNRAGTEYVWFNNVETRPGQGYPRRYEDQERWKGGWELNSRGKLKLKAGGRLAKLFGIFASPVQPELNDYYEPWTYDYENLINAPAGKDFPVARPKSLITGENMNIRWSANWDDDLGGSERTNRQDPVLQKLRSEAEEKVKADFDNTFMFYLPRICEHCLNPSCMASCPSGAIYKREEDGIVLVDQDRCRGWRQCVTGCPYKKMYFNHRSGKAEKCTFCYPRIEVGIPTVCAETCVGRLRYIGIFLYDADKVTEAASTPNVQDLYEAQLDLMMDPNDPEVVAGARAEGIPEDWIDVARRSPVYAMAKTFRVALPLHPEYRTMPMVWYVPPLSPIVDVLNEQGHDGESADNLFGAIEALRIPVEYLAELFTAGDTDLVTGVLRKLAAMRAYMRDITLGDAPDERIAADVGMTGEQIVAMYRLMAVAKYEERYVIPTAHLEDAHNLEEIGCSLDVEGGPGMGQTGVFGEASGRPTPVAVENFDALQARQRGEDPTGNGNLGGRVNLLNWDGRGTPRGLFPANNNRGAADADAAEGKGAGYDQAEGDGPASDSGGRNGPEPPSSGPGVRP, via the coding sequence ATGCGCATCATGGCCCAGACCGCAATGGTGATGGCACTGGATAAGTGCATTGGCTGCCATACGTGTTCGGTGACCTGCAAGCAGGCGTGGACCAACCGCGCCGGCACCGAATACGTGTGGTTCAACAACGTGGAAACCCGTCCCGGGCAGGGGTATCCCCGCCGGTACGAGGACCAGGAACGGTGGAAAGGCGGCTGGGAACTGAACAGCCGCGGGAAGCTGAAGCTGAAGGCCGGCGGACGGCTGGCCAAACTCTTCGGCATCTTCGCCAGCCCGGTCCAGCCGGAGCTGAATGACTACTACGAGCCCTGGACCTACGACTACGAGAACCTGATCAACGCCCCGGCCGGCAAGGACTTCCCGGTGGCCCGGCCCAAGTCCCTGATCACCGGCGAGAACATGAATATCCGCTGGTCCGCCAACTGGGATGACGACCTGGGCGGTTCGGAGCGCACCAACCGGCAGGACCCGGTGCTGCAGAAGCTGCGCAGCGAGGCCGAGGAGAAGGTCAAGGCGGACTTCGACAACACGTTTATGTTCTACCTGCCGCGGATCTGCGAGCACTGCCTGAACCCCTCCTGCATGGCCTCCTGCCCGTCCGGAGCCATTTACAAGCGCGAAGAGGACGGCATTGTGCTGGTGGACCAGGACCGCTGCCGCGGCTGGCGGCAGTGCGTCACCGGCTGCCCGTACAAAAAGATGTATTTCAACCACCGCTCCGGCAAGGCCGAGAAGTGCACCTTCTGCTATCCGCGCATCGAGGTTGGTATCCCCACGGTCTGCGCGGAAACCTGTGTGGGCCGGCTGCGGTACATCGGGATTTTCCTGTATGACGCCGACAAGGTTACTGAGGCCGCCTCCACCCCCAACGTTCAAGACCTGTACGAGGCACAGTTGGACCTGATGATGGACCCCAATGATCCGGAAGTGGTTGCCGGCGCCCGGGCAGAGGGGATCCCGGAGGACTGGATTGATGTGGCCCGGCGCTCGCCGGTCTACGCCATGGCCAAGACGTTCCGGGTGGCGCTGCCGCTGCATCCGGAATACCGGACCATGCCCATGGTCTGGTACGTGCCGCCGCTGTCCCCGATCGTGGATGTGCTCAACGAGCAGGGGCACGACGGCGAGAGCGCGGACAATCTTTTCGGCGCCATCGAGGCGCTGCGGATCCCGGTGGAATACCTGGCCGAACTGTTCACCGCCGGGGACACCGACCTGGTGACCGGGGTGCTGCGCAAGCTCGCTGCCATGCGCGCCTACATGCGCGACATCACCCTCGGTGACGCTCCCGACGAGCGGATTGCGGCCGACGTCGGGATGACAGGTGAGCAGATTGTGGCTATGTACCGGCTGATGGCCGTGGCCAAGTACGAGGAGCGGTACGTCATCCCCACTGCGCACCTGGAGGACGCCCACAACCTCGAGGAAATCGGCTGCTCCCTGGATGTGGAGGGCGGGCCGGGCATGGGACAGACCGGGGTGTTCGGTGAAGCCTCAGGCCGGCCGACGCCGGTGGCGGTGGAAAACTTCGACGCGCTGCAGGCGCGGCAGCGCGGGGAGGACCCCACCGGAAACGGCAACCTGGGCGGCCGGGTGAACCTGCTCAACTGGGACGGGCGGGGAACACCGCGCGGACTGTTCCCCGCCAACAACAACCGCGGGGCAGCGGATGCAGACGCCGCCGAGGGCAAAGGCGCGGGGTACGACCAAGCCGAAGGCGACGGACCGGCGTCGGACTCCGGCGGGCGGAACGGTCCCGAGCCACCCTCCTCCGGACCGGGGGTCCGCCCGTGA
- a CDS encoding nitrate reductase subunit alpha, whose protein sequence is MAGSVPGIDGPASDAMLKFGRFFTRWDETDDGRAVFREGGREGDAFYRNRWSHDKVVRSTHGVNCTGSCSWKVYVKDGIITWEAQETDYPSVGPDRPEYEPRGCPRGAAFSWYTYSPTRVRFPYIRGVLLEMYRDAKARTKDPVLAWEEIINDPERRRTYQQARGKGGLVRSSWAEALEMTAAAHVSTIKNYGPDRCTGFSPIPAMSMVSHAAGARFINLIGGVMNSFYDWYADLPVASPQVFGDQTDVPESGDWWDATYLMMWGSNIPVTRTPDAHWMVEGRYRGTKVVSVSPDYADNTKFADEWLPAAAGSDAALAMAMGHVILKENFVDRRVPFFEDYVVQYTDLPFLVHLEERDDGTVVPGKFLTAADLGRSQKKVSDAAFKTVLLDRDAGTPVVPNGSVGFRYNEADAGKWNLDLQGVVPALSVVDASSYGQQVSRVDLPAFTDPSGVGSVVQRGVPVLEVAGRTVTTVFDLMLAQYGVGRDGLPGQWAAGYQDAATAYTPAWQQEITNVGAEAVIRTARDFAANAEKSNGRSMIILGAGICQWYHGDVTYRAILAMLMLCGCQGRNGGGWAHYVGQEKCRPITGWAAMASAGDWNRPPRFMVGTAFWYMHTDQFRSDGYSSDAMQSPLASGHLRGMHTADVIAKSTRMGWMPFFPQFDARNSLDVADDAAAAVARGEADTEAGWVARQLKEEKLRFAVEDVDAPGNWPRTLILWRSNLLGSSAKGEEYFQKHLLGTLNNVMGKDHADARPKDVVWRQDAPQGKLDLLVSADFRMTSSTLLSDVVFPAATWYEKYDLSSTDMHPYVHAFTPAIAPPWEAKTDYDLFRLLAEEFSRQAATHLGVRKDMVATALTHDTPGEIAQPGGHAPDWKGTDIPAVPGQNLPSLAVVERDYTAIGEKFTAVGPLAEKLGFTTKYVKYDVSRPLVQLARKHGVFDRGAAAGRPAVDTDARMAEAILLLSGTTNGELAVQGFRTLEKRTGIPLADLAEGAEDRQITFRDTQDRPTPVITSPEWSGSETGGRRYAPFTINIERLKPFHTLTGRMHFFLDHDWIQDMGEALPVYRPPLDMHRLFGEPALGTRGELSVAVRYLTPHNKWSIHSEYQDNLLMLSLSRGGTSVWMSEEDAALIEVSDNDWVECVNTNGVLVGRAIVSSRMPAGVLYVYHAQERIIDVPKSEATGRRGGIHNSVTRILVKPTHMIGGYAQLSWAFNYLGPTGNQRDIVSVVRKRSQEVAY, encoded by the coding sequence ATGGCTGGCTCCGTTCCGGGGATAGATGGCCCCGCATCAGATGCAATGCTCAAGTTTGGCCGGTTCTTCACCCGATGGGATGAAACCGATGACGGCCGGGCGGTTTTCCGCGAGGGCGGCCGGGAGGGGGACGCCTTCTACCGCAACCGTTGGAGCCACGACAAGGTGGTGCGGTCCACCCACGGGGTGAACTGCACGGGCTCCTGCTCCTGGAAGGTCTACGTCAAGGACGGGATCATCACCTGGGAAGCGCAGGAGACCGACTACCCCTCGGTGGGCCCGGACCGCCCCGAATACGAACCCCGCGGCTGTCCGCGCGGTGCGGCCTTCTCCTGGTACACGTATTCCCCCACCCGGGTCCGGTTCCCGTACATCCGCGGAGTGCTGCTGGAAATGTACCGGGACGCCAAGGCCCGCACAAAGGATCCGGTGCTGGCGTGGGAAGAGATCATCAACGACCCCGAGCGCCGCCGAACCTACCAGCAGGCCCGCGGCAAGGGCGGGCTGGTGCGCTCCAGTTGGGCCGAGGCCCTGGAGATGACTGCCGCCGCGCACGTCTCCACCATCAAGAATTACGGGCCGGACCGCTGCACCGGGTTCTCACCCATCCCTGCCATGTCCATGGTCTCGCACGCCGCCGGGGCCCGGTTCATCAACCTGATCGGCGGGGTGATGAACAGCTTCTACGACTGGTACGCGGACCTGCCGGTGGCCAGCCCGCAGGTTTTCGGCGACCAGACGGACGTCCCGGAATCCGGCGACTGGTGGGATGCCACCTACCTGATGATGTGGGGCTCGAACATCCCGGTGACCCGTACCCCGGACGCGCACTGGATGGTGGAGGGCCGGTACCGGGGCACCAAGGTGGTTTCCGTCAGCCCGGATTACGCGGACAACACCAAGTTCGCCGATGAATGGCTGCCGGCCGCCGCCGGTTCCGACGCGGCGCTCGCCATGGCGATGGGGCATGTGATCCTCAAGGAAAACTTCGTGGACCGGAGGGTTCCGTTCTTCGAGGACTACGTGGTGCAGTACACGGACCTGCCGTTCCTGGTTCACCTGGAGGAACGGGATGACGGGACGGTGGTGCCGGGAAAGTTCCTGACCGCGGCGGATCTGGGCCGCAGCCAGAAGAAGGTCTCGGACGCCGCTTTCAAGACCGTGCTGCTGGACCGTGATGCCGGCACCCCGGTGGTGCCCAACGGCTCCGTGGGTTTCCGCTACAACGAGGCCGACGCCGGCAAGTGGAACCTCGACCTGCAGGGCGTGGTGCCGGCCCTGTCGGTGGTGGATGCCTCCTCCTACGGCCAGCAGGTTAGCCGCGTGGACCTGCCCGCCTTCACCGATCCGTCCGGCGTCGGATCGGTGGTGCAGCGCGGAGTGCCCGTGCTGGAAGTGGCCGGCCGGACCGTCACCACCGTTTTCGATCTGATGCTGGCGCAGTACGGGGTAGGCAGGGACGGGCTGCCCGGCCAGTGGGCCGCCGGCTACCAGGACGCCGCCACTGCGTACACCCCGGCCTGGCAGCAGGAAATCACCAATGTGGGTGCCGAAGCCGTCATCCGCACTGCCCGGGACTTCGCGGCCAACGCGGAGAAATCCAATGGCCGGTCCATGATCATCCTCGGCGCGGGCATCTGCCAGTGGTACCACGGCGACGTCACCTACCGTGCCATCCTGGCCATGCTGATGCTGTGCGGATGCCAGGGCCGGAACGGCGGCGGCTGGGCCCACTATGTGGGACAGGAGAAGTGCCGGCCCATCACGGGGTGGGCGGCCATGGCCTCTGCGGGGGACTGGAACCGGCCGCCACGGTTCATGGTCGGCACCGCGTTCTGGTACATGCATACGGACCAGTTCCGTTCCGACGGGTATTCGTCGGACGCCATGCAGTCCCCGCTGGCCTCCGGGCACCTGCGCGGAATGCACACCGCCGACGTCATTGCGAAGTCCACCCGGATGGGCTGGATGCCGTTCTTCCCGCAGTTCGATGCCCGGAACTCCCTGGACGTTGCCGACGACGCCGCCGCCGCCGTTGCGCGCGGTGAAGCGGATACCGAAGCGGGGTGGGTTGCGCGGCAGCTGAAGGAGGAAAAACTGCGGTTTGCTGTGGAGGATGTGGACGCCCCGGGGAACTGGCCGCGCACCCTGATCCTGTGGCGTTCGAACCTCCTGGGCTCCTCGGCCAAGGGCGAGGAATACTTCCAGAAGCACCTGCTGGGCACGCTGAACAACGTCATGGGCAAGGACCACGCCGACGCCCGGCCCAAAGACGTGGTGTGGCGCCAGGACGCCCCGCAGGGGAAGTTGGACCTGCTGGTGTCCGCGGACTTCCGGATGACCAGCTCCACGCTGCTTTCCGACGTCGTGTTCCCCGCCGCCACCTGGTACGAAAAGTACGATCTGTCCTCCACCGACATGCACCCGTACGTCCACGCCTTCACCCCGGCCATCGCCCCGCCCTGGGAAGCGAAAACGGACTACGACCTGTTCCGGTTGCTCGCCGAGGAATTCTCCCGCCAGGCGGCCACGCACCTGGGGGTGCGCAAGGACATGGTAGCCACGGCACTCACCCATGACACCCCCGGGGAAATCGCCCAGCCCGGCGGGCACGCGCCGGATTGGAAAGGCACGGACATCCCGGCGGTCCCGGGGCAGAATCTGCCCTCGCTCGCGGTGGTTGAACGGGACTACACCGCCATCGGGGAGAAGTTCACCGCTGTCGGCCCGCTGGCTGAGAAGCTGGGCTTCACCACCAAGTACGTCAAATACGATGTCTCCCGGCCGCTGGTCCAGCTGGCCCGTAAGCACGGCGTCTTTGACCGGGGAGCGGCAGCGGGCAGGCCGGCCGTGGATACCGATGCCCGGATGGCCGAAGCGATCCTGCTGCTTTCCGGCACCACCAACGGGGAACTGGCGGTGCAGGGCTTCCGGACCCTCGAAAAACGGACCGGGATTCCCCTGGCGGACCTGGCCGAAGGCGCGGAGGACCGGCAGATCACCTTCCGGGACACGCAGGACCGGCCCACACCGGTCATTACCTCCCCGGAGTGGTCCGGTTCGGAGACCGGCGGCCGGAGATACGCCCCGTTCACCATCAACATCGAACGGCTCAAGCCTTTCCACACACTGACCGGACGGATGCACTTCTTCCTGGACCACGACTGGATCCAAGACATGGGTGAGGCGCTGCCTGTGTACCGGCCGCCGCTGGACATGCACCGGCTGTTCGGCGAGCCCGCCCTGGGTACCCGCGGCGAGTTATCCGTGGCCGTACGGTACCTGACGCCGCACAACAAGTGGTCAATTCACTCCGAGTACCAGGACAACCTGCTGATGCTCTCCCTTTCCCGCGGCGGCACCTCGGTGTGGATGAGCGAGGAGGACGCCGCCCTTATCGAGGTCTCCGACAACGACTGGGTGGAATGTGTAAACACCAACGGTGTCCTGGTGGGCCGGGCCATCGTGAGCAGCCGAATGCCCGCGGGGGTCTTGTACGTCTACCACGCACAGGAACGGATCATTGACGTGCCCAAGTCCGAAGCCACCGGCAGGCGCGGCGGCATCCACAATTCGGTGACCAGGATCCTGGTTAAACCCACACACATGATCGGCGGCTACGCGCAGCTGTCCTGGGCCTTCAACTATCTCGGCCCCACGGGCAACCAGCGCGACATCGTCTCCGTTGTCCGCAAGCGTTCCCAGGAGGTGGCCTACTGA
- a CDS encoding 1,4-dihydroxy-2-naphthoyl-CoA synthase encodes MSTELPAQVSDIFDPQQWRLVSGFEDLQDMTYHRQVERDADGAVLRDLPAVRIAFNRPEVRNAFRPGTVDELYRAMDHARMTPDVATVLLTGNGPSPKDGGHSFCSGGDQRIRGRDGYRYAEGETKETIDPARAGRLHILEVQRLIRTMPKVVIAVVNGWAAGGGHSLHVVADLTIASRQHGKFKQTDATVGSFDAGYGSALLARQIGQKKAREIFFLAREYSAEDMVAMGAVNEAVDHEDLEKTALEYAADIARQSPQAIRMLKFAFNLADDGLAGQQVFAGEATRLAYMTDEAVEGKEAFLAKRDPDWSSFPYYF; translated from the coding sequence GTGAGCACAGAACTTCCAGCACAGGTGTCCGATATTTTCGACCCGCAGCAGTGGCGTCTTGTATCCGGCTTCGAAGACCTGCAGGACATGACCTACCACCGGCAGGTGGAGCGCGACGCCGACGGCGCCGTCCTGCGCGACCTGCCGGCCGTGCGGATTGCCTTCAACCGGCCCGAGGTACGCAATGCCTTCCGCCCCGGCACCGTGGACGAACTGTACCGGGCCATGGACCACGCCCGGATGACCCCCGACGTCGCCACCGTCCTGCTCACCGGCAACGGCCCCTCCCCCAAGGACGGCGGCCACTCGTTCTGCTCCGGCGGCGACCAGCGGATCCGCGGCCGTGACGGCTACCGCTATGCAGAAGGGGAAACCAAGGAGACCATTGACCCGGCACGCGCGGGGCGGCTGCACATCCTGGAAGTCCAGCGGCTCATCCGCACCATGCCCAAGGTGGTTATTGCCGTGGTGAACGGCTGGGCCGCCGGCGGCGGGCACAGCCTCCACGTGGTTGCCGATTTGACCATCGCTTCCCGCCAGCACGGAAAATTCAAGCAGACCGACGCCACAGTGGGCAGCTTCGACGCCGGATACGGCTCGGCCCTGCTCGCCCGGCAGATCGGCCAGAAAAAAGCCCGCGAAATCTTCTTCCTCGCCCGTGAATACTCCGCCGAGGACATGGTGGCCATGGGTGCGGTCAATGAAGCCGTGGACCACGAGGACCTCGAAAAAACGGCGTTGGAGTACGCTGCCGATATAGCCCGGCAGTCCCCGCAGGCCATCCGGATGCTGAAGTTCGCCTTTAACCTGGCCGACGACGGCTTGGCCGGGCAGCAGGTCTTCGCCGGCGAAGCCACCCGGTTGGCCTATATGACGGACGAGGCGGTGGAGGGCAAGGAAGCATTCCTGGCCAAACGCGACCCGGACTGGTCCTCATTCCCCTACTACTTCTAG
- a CDS encoding AMP-binding protein: MELLPVLIRPGFDAGMLLAPLADALAGEGPAVAPHTDPGQAFEGELPNDDIALVISTSGSTGTPKQTMLTSDALAASSMATAVALEADGQWLAALPVNYIAGIQVLVRSLYAGTQPVFMDLSVPFTAEVFTRAAEDMTDRNRFTSLVPTQLHRLLQDPAPETLRVLRRFNAILLGGAPAGAALLEKAGSLGLNVVTTYGMSETCGGCVYNGLPLPGVDVIREDGRLWIAGDVLADGYMGRPELTRDRFRFNSGRRWFRTDDTGTVDGEGRVSVSGRLDDVIVSGGVKVSAQVVAEAVETVAGVEQAFVLGLEDAEWGARVGAAVVGSVDPELVREAVRARLGAAAVPKVVLLLESLPLLPNGKADRMTLLRLLAAARH, from the coding sequence TTGGAACTGCTCCCAGTCCTCATCAGGCCCGGCTTCGACGCCGGCATGCTGCTTGCCCCGCTGGCCGACGCGCTGGCCGGGGAAGGCCCCGCCGTCGCGCCGCACACCGACCCGGGCCAGGCGTTCGAGGGCGAGCTGCCCAATGATGACATTGCCCTGGTGATCAGCACCTCCGGGTCCACCGGCACCCCCAAGCAGACCATGCTCACCAGCGATGCCCTGGCCGCCTCCTCCATGGCCACTGCGGTGGCGCTGGAAGCGGACGGCCAGTGGCTGGCGGCCCTGCCGGTGAACTACATTGCCGGCATCCAAGTCCTGGTGCGGTCCCTCTACGCCGGGACTCAGCCGGTCTTTATGGACCTGTCCGTCCCGTTCACCGCGGAGGTCTTCACCCGCGCCGCCGAAGACATGACGGACCGCAACCGCTTCACCTCGCTGGTGCCCACCCAGCTGCACCGGTTGCTGCAGGATCCTGCCCCGGAGACGCTGCGCGTGCTGCGGCGTTTCAATGCGATCCTGCTCGGCGGAGCTCCGGCCGGTGCTGCGCTGCTGGAAAAGGCCGGCAGCCTTGGGCTGAACGTGGTCACCACCTACGGCATGAGCGAAACCTGCGGCGGCTGCGTCTACAACGGGCTTCCGCTGCCCGGCGTCGACGTGATCCGCGAAGACGGCCGGCTGTGGATAGCCGGTGACGTGCTCGCCGACGGGTACATGGGCCGTCCGGAGCTTACCCGGGACCGTTTCCGGTTCAACTCCGGCCGGCGCTGGTTCCGCACGGATGACACCGGGACGGTCGACGGCGAGGGACGGGTCAGCGTATCCGGCCGGCTGGATGACGTAATTGTCAGCGGCGGCGTCAAGGTTTCCGCGCAGGTGGTGGCCGAAGCGGTCGAAACCGTGGCCGGGGTGGAACAGGCCTTTGTCCTGGGCCTCGAGGACGCCGAGTGGGGCGCCCGGGTGGGCGCCGCCGTCGTTGGCAGTGTTGACCCTGAACTGGTCCGTGAGGCCGTCCGCGCCCGGCTGGGCGCTGCGGCAGTGCCGAAGGTGGTCCTGCTGCTGGAATCCCTGCCCCTGCTGCCCAACGGCAAGGCGGACCGGATGACCCTGCTGCGGTTGCTCGCCGCCGCACGGCACTGA
- a CDS encoding 1,4-dihydroxy-2-naphthoate polyprenyltransferase produces MATAAQWIEGARPRTLPMAVAPVIIGSAAAYDLGAFSPLRAVLAALVAVLLQIGVNYANDYSDGIRGTDDNRVGPLRLTGSRLATPKQVKYAAFGCFGAAMVAGLGLVVLSSTWFLILVGIGCVAAAWGYTGGKNPYGYMGLGDVFVFVFFGLVATLGTTYTQALEINAAAVLGAVGTGLIAVALLMANNVRDIPTDRVAGKRTLAVRLGDGPARISYVMMLAVALLLPLFIVGSYPWLLLVLLLVPACILPAGLMLTGKTGRSLVPVLKHTGLINLGFSVLYAAGLVITRILA; encoded by the coding sequence GTGGCTACAGCCGCCCAATGGATAGAAGGCGCCCGGCCCCGGACGCTGCCGATGGCAGTCGCGCCGGTGATTATCGGCTCCGCCGCCGCCTATGACCTCGGAGCCTTCTCGCCCCTGCGTGCCGTACTGGCTGCACTGGTTGCCGTCCTGCTGCAGATAGGCGTCAACTACGCCAATGACTATTCCGACGGCATCCGCGGCACCGACGACAACCGGGTGGGACCGCTTCGCCTGACCGGCTCCCGGCTGGCGACCCCCAAGCAGGTCAAGTACGCGGCCTTCGGGTGCTTCGGCGCAGCAATGGTCGCCGGTCTGGGCCTGGTGGTGCTCTCCTCCACGTGGTTCCTGATCCTGGTCGGGATCGGCTGCGTGGCGGCAGCCTGGGGCTACACCGGCGGCAAAAACCCTTACGGCTACATGGGCCTGGGCGACGTGTTCGTCTTTGTGTTCTTCGGCCTGGTGGCCACGCTGGGCACCACCTACACCCAGGCACTGGAAATCAACGCTGCCGCCGTGCTGGGCGCCGTAGGCACCGGACTGATTGCCGTGGCACTGCTGATGGCCAACAACGTCCGGGACATTCCCACGGACCGGGTGGCCGGCAAGCGCACCCTGGCAGTCCGGCTGGGCGACGGTCCGGCCCGGATCAGCTACGTCATGATGCTGGCGGTGGCCCTGCTGCTGCCGCTGTTTATTGTCGGCAGTTACCCCTGGCTCCTGCTGGTGCTGCTGCTGGTGCCGGCCTGCATCCTGCCTGCCGGGCTGATGCTCACCGGCAAGACCGGCCGCAGCCTGGTTCCTGTGCTGAAACACACGGGCTTGATCAACCTGGGCTTCAGCGTGCTTTACGCCGCGGGACTGGTGATCACCCGCATCCTGGCCTAG
- a CDS encoding DUF4229 domain-containing protein: MAFWKFTALRLGLVAVFFAISMWLGLGIVPSALAAAVIAWCVTYLFARNMRDEAARTVQRRFTQERAPKRNRGELDDAAAEDGMVADRPGVETDADRRRDA; the protein is encoded by the coding sequence GTGGCTTTCTGGAAATTTACTGCACTCCGCCTTGGTTTGGTGGCCGTTTTCTTTGCGATCAGCATGTGGCTGGGGCTGGGCATTGTGCCCTCGGCGCTGGCGGCCGCGGTTATCGCCTGGTGCGTGACCTATCTGTTTGCACGCAACATGCGCGACGAAGCCGCACGCACGGTACAGCGCCGGTTCACCCAGGAACGCGCACCCAAGCGCAACCGCGGCGAACTTGACGACGCCGCGGCGGAGGACGGCATGGTGGCGGACCGTCCCGGCGTCGAAACCGACGCGGACCGCCGCCGCGACGCCTAG
- a CDS encoding PLDc N-terminal domain-containing protein: MPRLVLFGVIIVAAVIIYAVIECIMSRSNEVRSISKVSWLFAIVLVPVLGALLWFLFGRPTGGGSGPREPRRPTAPDDDPDFLRNLESRRRQAQKEAARREAELKAREEGSGKQNDSGKQNDDGLPGA; the protein is encoded by the coding sequence ATGCCCCGTCTTGTGTTGTTCGGCGTCATTATTGTCGCTGCCGTGATCATCTACGCCGTCATCGAGTGCATCATGTCCCGCTCGAACGAAGTGCGCAGCATCTCCAAGGTTTCCTGGCTGTTCGCCATCGTTCTGGTCCCGGTCCTCGGCGCCCTGCTGTGGTTCCTGTTCGGCCGTCCCACCGGCGGGGGTTCCGGGCCCAGGGAGCCGCGCCGTCCTACCGCCCCCGACGACGACCCGGACTTCCTGCGCAACTTGGAGAGCCGCCGCCGTCAGGCACAGAAAGAGGCCGCGCGCCGCGAAGCGGAGCTGAAAGCACGCGAGGAAGGCAGCGGCAAGCAGAATGACAGCGGCAAGCAGAACGACGACGGCCTGCCGGGCGCCTAG